One window of Cydia pomonella isolate Wapato2018A chromosome 5, ilCydPomo1, whole genome shotgun sequence genomic DNA carries:
- the LOC133518039 gene encoding rho-associated protein kinase 2, which produces MEVVVKDEERLRRLRALEERLCDPRSPGNVDSLLDTVAALVSDCDHPAIRRMKNVEAYTSRYEEFASEIIDLRMKAADFDLIKVIGRGAFGEVQLVRHKSTRQVYAMKLLSKVEMIKRSDSTFFWEERHIMAHANSEWILKLHFAFQDHKYLYMVMDYMPGGDLVSLMSNYDIPEKWAKFYTMEIVLALDVIHNMGFVHRDVKPDNMLIDKYGHLKLADFGTCMRMGPDGLVRASNAVGTPDYISPEVLQSQNGEGVYGRECDWWAVGIFLYEMLIGDPPFYAESLVGTYGKIMDHRNSLQFPDDVEISKEAKSLIRGLLTDRVRRLGKNSVDEIKQHPFFYNEQWSFDNLRDSVPPVVPELSSDDDTKNFDEIEKSDALDESFPVPKAFVGNHLPFVGFTYNGDYQLCGRRNQHTDVVDTISTNHINNVGSEAILQLEKLLERERDGRRKLEDRQVSLCAQLEELSQRESRSKKLIADTDKELALLRHDLKEIQRKAEIESESRRKAEMNYSEAKRRLEEEQNKRAKEMSNLQNYNDKINTLEKQLTELREKLKQESEAAAKARKQAAEMTAAQAAAAAVSDGTTARLRAQRDSLERERATLADELAAAKAGKQRAEAAVAEAGGRLSAAHAELERSAARLGQVANDNRQLTERVSQLEKECASLAHERSAAHHLYQQELRAHQDTQRSQLLSKQEANLELVKALQAKLNEEKAGRQRAEATCQEKDRQMSMLNVDYRQMQQRLQKLEGEHRQESEKVVGLQAALEQERAARCAGAGETAAAEAAARAAAAERDARTRDLHSVRQALHTASEKLAAASAERDMYYTRSEELRSQLENEQHFSHVYRAQVSEVRAQLDESTRAARDLEQERSSLMHQLQLAIARADSEAIARSIAEETVGELEKEKTMKELEMRDALASHRSELAARDSLVQGLRDREHENRATIDLQRKEVDELRRSGTALAERVASLQRVQEEVERLNKKLNSEIMLKQQAVNKLAEIMNRKDMNPAVTKNKSKMSVRKDKDYRKLQQELTREKDKFDQQVAKMQRDLQDTQQQLLEEQQTRLKLAMEVDSKDVEIEQLKEKLAALTSETASQSSADAEDGETEQTLEGWLSVPIKQNIRRHGWRKQYVVVSSKKIIFYNSESDKQNTTDPVMILDLSKVFHVRSVTQGDVIRADAKDIPRIFQLLYAGEGEARRPQDALDQPQDQTDQHGNTVQHKGHDLVSITYHIPTACEVCTRPLWHMFRPPQAYECRRCRMKIHAEHVSEAESVAACKLHADRARELLLLAAGAPEQRRWVARLARRVQRYGYRAAHTNHDHTKLSPRDSMRSNLKLSYMNASQRSSTLPANASLPRQ; this is translated from the exons ATGGAGGTAGTGGTGAAGGACGAGGAGCGCTTGCGGCGGCTCCGCGCGCTGGAGGAGCGGCTGTGCGACCCGCGGTCGCCGGGCAACGTGGACTCGTTGCTGGACACGGTCGCGGCGCTGGTCTCCGACTGCGATCACCCGGCCATACGCCGCATGAAGAACGTCGAGGCCTACACTAGCAGAT ATGAAGAGTTTGCATCTGAAATTATTGATCTTCGTATGAAGGCAGCAGATTTTGACCTGATAAAAGTGATAGGTCGGGGAGCATTTGGGGAAGTGCAACTAGTCAGACACAAGTCCACACGTCAAGTATATGCCATGAAGCTGCTGAGCAAAGTAGAGATGATCAAAAGGTCAGACTCTACCTTCTTTTGGGAGGAGAGACACATAATGGCACACGCTAACTCTGAATGGATTCTCAAATTACATTTTGCCTTCCAAGACCACAAGTATCTTTACATGGTAATGGATTACATGCCTGGCGGTGATCTTGTCAGTCTCATGTCTAATTATGATATACCTGAAAAGTGGGCCAAGTTTTATACAATGGAAATAGTGCTGGCATTAGATGTAATCCATAATATGGGGTTTGTTCATCGAGATGTTAAGCCAGATAACATGCTAATTGATAAGTATGGCCACTTGAAGTTAGCAGATTTTGGCACCTGCATGAGAATGGGCCCTGACGGGCTGGTGAGGGCTAGCAATGCTGTGGGGACTCCAGATTATATTTCTCCTGAGGTCTTACAGTCCCAAAACGGAGAAGGAGTGTATGGCCGTGAATGTGATTGGTGGGCTGTgggtatatttttgtatgaaatgttaaTTGGCGATCCACCCTTTTATGCTGAGAGCTTAGTAGGAACTTATGGAAAAATTATGGATCACAGGAACTCTTTACAGTTTCCTGATGATGTAGAAATATCCAAAGAGGCCAAGTCTCTTATAAGAGGGCTGCTTACAGACAGAGTTAGAAGATTAGGTAAGAATAGTGTTGACGAAATCAAGCAACACCCATTCTTTTACAATGAACAGTGGAGTTTCGATAATCTCAGAGACTCTGTGCCACCTGTAGTCCCTGAGCTGTCCAGTGATGATGACACTAAAAATTTTGATGAAATTGAGAAATCTGATGCATTAGATGAATCTTTTCCAGTGCCAAAAGCATTTGTTGGCAACCATTTACCCTTTGTGGGCTTCACTTACAATGGGGATTACCAACTGTGTGGTCGTAGGAACCAGCACACAGATGTTGTAGACACAATCTCAACCAACCATATCAACAATGTTGGTTCTGAAGCAATTTTGCAGCTAGAAAAACTTTTAGAGAGAGAGAGGGATGGCAGACGTAAACTTGAGGATAGACAAGTGAGCCTTTGCGCTCAGTTGGAAGAACTGTCTCAGAGAGAATCTCGAAGTAAAAAATTAATAGCAGACACTGACAAAGAGTTGGCATTACTTCGTCATGACCTTAAGGAAATTCAGCGCAAGGCAGAAATTGAATCAGAGTCAAGAAGAAAAGCAGAAATGAACTACAGTGAAGCAAAAAGACGGCTTGAGGAAGAACAGAACAAGCGAGCAAAAGAAATGAGTAACCTACAAAATTACAATGATAAAATCAACACCCTAGAAAAGCAGTTAACGGAATTACGCGAGAAACTAAAGCAGGAGTCGGAGGCGGCGGCTAAAGCGCGGAAACAGGCAGCAGAGATGACGGCCGCGCaggctgccgccgccgccgtcaGCGACGGGACAACTGCGCGTCTACGCGCGCAGCGGGACTCGCTCGAGCGCGAGCGGGCGACGTTAGCCGACGAGTTAGCCGCCGCGAAGGCCGGCAAGCAGCGCGCCGAGGCCGCCGTGGCCGAGGCGGGCGGCCGCCTCAGCGCTGCGCATGCCGAACTCGAGCGCTCGGCCGCGCGCCTGGGACAGGTGGCCAACGACAACCGCCAGCTGACGGAGCGCGTGTCGCAGCTCGAGAAGGAGTGCGCGTCGCTGGCGCACGAGCGCTCCGCCGCGCACCACCTGTACCAGCAAGAGCTCCGCGCCCACCAGGACACGCAGCGCTCGCAGCTGCTTTCCAAGCAGGAAGCCAACCTCGAGCTAGTCAAAG CGCTACAAGCTAAGCTGAACGAAGAGAAGGCGGGGCGGCAGCGCGCCGAAGCCACGTGCCAGGAGAAGGACCGCCAGATGTCCATGCTCAACGTCGACTACCGCCAGATGCAGCAGCGCCTGCAGAAGCTGGAGGGCGAGCATCGTCAGGAAAGCGAAAAG GTGGTGGGTCTGCAAGCGGCGCTAGAGCAGgagcgcgccgcgcgctgcgcCGGGGCGGGCGAGACGGCCGCGGCCGaggccgccgcgcgcgccgccgccgccgagcgcgACGCGCGCACCAGGGACCTGCACAGCGTGCGCCAGGCCCTGCACACCGCCTCGGAGAAGCTGGCCGCTGCGAGCGCTGAACGAGACATGTACTACACGAGG AGCGAGGAGCTGCGGTCGCAGCTGGAGAACGAGCAACACTTCAGCCACGTGTATCGCGCGCAGGTCAGCGAGGTGCGCGCGCAGCTCGACGAGAGCACGCGCGCCGCGCGGGACCTCGAGCAGGAGCGCTCCAGCCTTATGCACCAGTTGCAGCTGGCCATAGCGCGCGCCGACTCCGAGGCCATCGCCAG ATCGATAGCAGAGGAGACAGTCGGCGAGCTCGAAAAGGAAAAGACCATGAAAGAGCTGGAGATGCGCGACGCTCTAGCATCGCACCGCAGCGAGTTGGCCGCCCGAGACTCCCTCGTGCAAGGACTGCGCGACCGCGAGCATGAGAACCGCGCCACCATCGATCTGCAACGGAAG GAGGTAGACGAGTTGCGGCGCAGCGGCACGGCGCTGGCAGAGCGCGTGGCGAGCTTGCAGCGGGTACAAGAGGAGGTGGAGCGGCTCAACAAGAAGCTCAACTCGGAGATCATGCTCAAGCAGCAGGCCGTCAACAAGCTGGCCGAGATCATGAACAG GAAAGATATGAACCCGGCCGTGACAAAGAACAAGAGCAAGATGTCAGTGCGCAAGGACAAAGACTACCGCAAGCTGCAACAAGAGCTCACCCGCGAGAAGGACAAGTTCGACCAGCAGGTCGCCAAGATGCAGCGCGACCTGCAGGACACGCAGCAGCAACTGCTAGAGGAGCAGCAGACCCGGCTGAAGCTCGCTATGGAg GTTGACAGCAAAGATGTAGAAATCGAGCAGCTAAAGGAGAAACTCGCCGCGCTAACTAGCGAAACCGCATCCCAGTCCTCCGCCGACGCAGAGGACGGCGAGACCGAACAGACCCTCGAGGGCTGGCTGTCCGTGCCCATCAAACAGAACATTAGGCGCCACGGTTGGCGCAAGCAATATGTGGTGGTGTCATCGAAGAAGATCATCTTCTATAACTCCGAGAGTGATAAGCAGAATACTACGGATCCTGTTATGATCTTGGATTTGAG CAAAGTGTTCCACGTTCGGTCAGTGACGCAGGGCGACGTGATCCGCGCAGACGCCAAAGACATCCCGCGGATATTCCAGCTGCTGTACGCCGGCGAGGGCGAGGCGCGGCGGCCGCAGGACGCGCTCGACCAGCCGCAGGACCAGACCGACCAGCATG GTAACACGGTGCAGCACAAGGGGCACGACCTGGTCAGCATCACGTACCACATCCCGACGGCGTGCGAGGTGTGCACGCGCCCGCTGTGGCACATGTTCCGTCCGCCGCAGGCCTACGAGTGCCGCC